In Dama dama isolate Ldn47 chromosome 20, ASM3311817v1, whole genome shotgun sequence, a single window of DNA contains:
- the KCNA3 gene encoding potassium voltage-gated channel subfamily A member 3 produces the protein MDEHLSLLRSPPQPSARQRAHPPQQPASGGGGGGDAHTLVNPGYAEPAAGSELPPDMTVVPGDHLLEPEAADGGGDQPQAGCGGGGGCDRYEPLPPALPAAGEQDCCGERVVINISGLRFETQLKTLCQFPETLLGDPKRRMRYFDPLRNEYFFDRNRPSFDAILYYYQSGGRIRRPVNVPIDIFSEEIRFYQLGEEAMEKFREDEGFLREEERPLPRRDFQRQVWLLFEYPESSGPARGIAIVSVLVILISIVIFCLETLPEFRDEKYYTASPSQELFEAASNSTSGGPAGASSFSDPFFVVETLCIIWFSFELLVRFFACPSKATFSRNIMNLIDIVAIIPYFITLGTELAERQGNGQQAMSLAILRVIRLVRVFRIFKLSRHSKGLQILGQTLKASMRELGLLIFFLFIGVILFSSAVYFAEADDPTSGFSSIPDAFWWAVVTMTTVGYGDMHPVTIGGKIVGSLCAIAGVLTIALPVPVIVSNFNYFYHRETEGEEQAQYLHVGSCQHLSPSAEELRKARSNSTLSKSEYMVIEEGGMNHSAFPQAPFKTGNSTATCTTNNNPNSCVNIKKIFTDV, from the coding sequence ATGGACGAGCACCTCAGCCTCCTGCGCTCGCCGCCGCAGCCCTCCGCCCGCCAGCGCGCCCACCCTCCGCAGCAGCCcgcgagcggcggcggcggcggcggcgacgccCACACGCTGGTGAACCCCGGCTACGCCGAGCCCGCCGCGGGCTCCGAGCTGCCGCCCGACATGACGGTGGTGCCCGGGGACCACCTGCTGGAGCCGGAGGCGGCCGACGGTGGCGGGGACCAGCCTCAGGCTGGctgcggtggcggcggcggctgcgaCCGCTACGAGCCGCTGCCGCCCGCGCTGCCGGCCGCCGGCGAGCAGGACTGCTGCGGGGAGCGAGTGGTCATCAACATCTCGGGGCTCCGCTTCGAGACGCAGCTCAAGACCCTCTGCCAGTTCCCGGAGACGCTGCTGGGCGACCCCAAGCGGCGCATGAGGTACTTCGACCCGCTCCGCAACGAGTACTTCTTCGACCGCAACCGGCCCAGCTTCGACGCCATCCTCTACTACTATCAGTCCGGGGGTCGAATCCGCCGGCCTGTCAATGTGCCCATCGACATCTTTTCCGAGGAGATCCGCTTCTACCAGCTGGGCGAGGAGGCCATGGAGAAGTTCCGCGAGGACGAGGGCTTCCTGCGGGAGGAAGAGCGACCCCTGCCCCGCCGCGATTTCCAGCGCCAGGTGTGGCTGCTCTTCGAGTACCCGGAGAGCTCCGGGCCGGCCCGGGGCATCGCCATCGTGTCCGTGCTCGTCATCCTCATCTCCATCGTCATCTTCTGCCTGGAGACGCTGCCCGAGTTCCGCGACGAGAAGTACTACACTGCGTCGCCGTCGCAGGAGCTGTTCGAGGCGGCCAGTAACAGCACGTCGGGGGGCCCCGCGGGAGCCTCCAGCTTCTCGGATCCCTTCTTCGTGGTGGAGACCTTGTGCATCATCTGGTTCTCCTTTGAGCTGCTGGTGCGGTTCTTCGCTTGCCCCAGCAAAGCTACCTTCTCGCGAAATATCATGAACCTGATAGACATCGTGGCCATCATCCCTTATTTCATCACTCTAGGCACCGAGCTAGCTGAGCGACAGGGGAATGGACAGCAGGCCATGTCCCTGGCCATCCTGAGAGTCATCCGCCTGGTGAGGGTCTTCCGCATCTTCAAGCTCTCCCGCCACTCCAAGGGGCTGCAGATCCTGGGGCAGACGCTAAAGGCTTCCATGCGGGAGCTGGGGCTGCTCATCTTCTTCCTCTTTATTGGagtcatcctcttctccagcGCTGTCTACTTTGCCGAGGCGGACGACCCCACTTCAGGTTTTAGCAGCATCCCGGATGCCTTCTGGTGGGCTGTGGTAACCATGACAACAGTAGGTTATGGTGACATGCACCCGGTGACCATAGGGGGCAAGATTGTGGGGTCACTGTGTGCCATCGCAGGTGTCTTGACCATTGCTTTGCCAGTCCCTGTAATTGTTTCCAACTTCAATTACTTCTACCACCGGGAGACAGAAGGGGAAGAGCAAGCCCAGTACTTGCACGTGGGAAGTTGCCAGCATCTCTCCCCTTCAGCTGAGGAGCTCCGGAAAGCAAGGAGTAACTCCACTCTGAGTAAGTCGGAGTATATGGTGATCGAAGAGGGGGGTATGAACCATAGCGCTTTCCCCCAGGCACCCTTCAAAACGGGCAATTCCACGGCCACCTGCACCACGAACAATAATCCCAACTCCTGTGTCAACATCAAAAAGATATTTACCGATGTTTAA